GCGCCTAGAATCAGCCCACTGTAGAGGCTGTGGCGCACTAGGCCATACACCCCAGTTTGCACCAGTTCCCCAGACTCTCTGGGGTAAGGCAGCGGCGTTAGATTTTTGCCCAAATCGACCAGCCCCTTAGCCAAAAAGAGCGTAGCTACACCCACGAGCAGTACAGCTATCCCACGAGCGCTGTTGATGGCCGCCGCGGGAATCTGCTCTAAAGCCGCAGGCTGATAGCGCGGCAGCCCAAAAAATCCCATCAGTAGGATGATCTGGGCCAGCAGCCAGTACTCTCCCCGCTGCCCCTTCCAGCTATCTCGCGTAAATCCCCAATCTGTAAATAAGCTCATAGTCTAACGACGTTCTTTTCAGCTTATTTTAGGGCTTCTGCTGATAGGGGTACCCTCCTGCGGCCTTTCTAGGGCTTCCACGCCCGAGTCACCTGGTCTATCTGGGCCCGCTCCGGTTCACTCAACTGCCACCCCAAAGCTCCGGCATTCTGAGCCGCCTGACGAGCATTTTTAGCGCCAGGGATAGGAACGACGTTGCCTTGGGCTATAAGCCAGTTCAGGGCGACTTGGGCCGGGGTGCGATCGTACCGTTCACCAATGGTCTGCAGAGTTTGAATCACGGGCGCTAGTTTTACTAGGGCCTGCTTGCTAAACTGTGGCGCTAGACTGCGGGCTCCGCTGGGCGTTTGATAGTTTTCCGGAGTATATTTGCCAGTCAGTAGACCTTGAGCCAAAGGGCTATAGGCCAGAATGGTGATCCCCAATTCGCGGGCGGTCTCTAGAATGCCGTTGGTTTCAACGTGGCGGTGCAGCAGGGAATACTGCACCTGGTTTACCGCCAGCGGAATTCCCCGTTCTGCTAAATATTTGTGGGCTTCTCGCATTTGCTGAGCTGAGTAGTTGCTCACCCCGATCGCCTGAATTCGGCCCTGCTGAACCTCATCTGCTAAGGCATTCATCAAAGATTTTTGGCTCAGAAAGAAGTCTAGGTGAGCGTGCACCTGATATAGCGCCACAGTAGGAACCTGCAGGCGCTTGAGGCTGGCTGTTAGAGCATCAGCAACCGCTTGAGACGAGAACCGCCAGGGCAAAGGAAAATACTTAGTGGCAATCATCACAGGCTGATTTGTTGCCTTCATAAACTGACCCAGCAGCTTTTCTGAGTCTCCTAGCCCGTAGATCTCAGCGGTATCAAAGAAATTAACGCCGCCTTCCAAGGCCGCCTGGAATGCTGCCTGAACATCCTCAGCTCCGTAGTCTTTGCCATAGTTCCAGAACAGGGAATCACCCCAGGCCCAAGTACCGATCCCCAAAGCGGGAATGACCGGACCTGTGGTTCCTAGGGTGACGGTTTGAATGGTGGCTGGTTCAGGCATGCTTCCTCCAAGAGTGAGCGTTTCTTTTCAAGATAACGTCACAATTTGTTAACTGGGGGCAACGCCTGAGCTGGCTAGGGGCCAGAGAAGATGGCTTCGCTAAGATCCTGCCGACTGAGAGAGTATTTGAAAATGCGCTGGATGTCTTGGCCGTCTGGGCTGGCTTTGAGATAGCGCACAACAATGGAGTCGATATCGAGGGTCAGATCAGCCTGCCAAGCCGCTCGCTCTACGTGCCACTGATGGGGCGATCCGGGTTCCTGCTCGCAGTTTTGCTCTCGGAGCCACTGCTCAATGTCGGGTAGGGGATGGTTGTACAGAGGCGTGTCAGCAGACGTCATAGCTGTGAGATTTGGGTAGGGACTAAAGGCTTAAGGGATAAAACAGAAACAAGCAGCTATCAGAACTGGGCTACAGCCACTCCAGTACGATGCGGGCAGGCGCTCTACTCGGTTGTCGGGAGGAAACTCGCGGTTGAGCGAGGGGCGGCTCTACCAAAGATTCAGGGCTGGCCTCAGCCGAGTCGGCTAAGTCAGAGGTGTCTGCTGGAGCTGGCAATGGGTCTGGGTTAGTGCTTTGGACTGAAGGGGAAGGGGCCAGGTTCTCCAGAGGTGCCTCGGCGTTATTCTGCGCGAAACCGGAAGAGACTGTCGGTTCTGGCGGTGCAGCCATCACCTGCTCTGTGGGCAGCAAGTCTTCAGGTTGCGGTATGGCTAAGGCCGCCTCTCCCTGGGTTAAGCCAATGGTGGCTACGAGCACCAGACAGGCTACAAAAGTGATTCCTAAAATAAAAAGAGCAAAAATTTCCCCTGCTGACAGGGGCCGATCGTTGGGGTCGAGGTAGGCGTTTGACTTGTATTCTCGCCGCTTGAGTGAGACGGGGGTATTGAGATCAGCCGGGGGCTGAATCACGGAAATGCGGGAATAGCCCATCTGTTGATCATAGGCCCAGCGCCGCTCGGAACTGCTGAGGGTGGCGTAGGCTTCGTTGAGCAGCTGAAACTTTTCAGTGGCAACGGAGGCGGGCAGATCGGTAGTGTCGGGATGATAGAGCTTGCTGAGATCCCGATAGGCACGACGAATCTGCTGGGCGCTGGCAGTGGGTTTGATGCCCAGGCGCTGATAGTGAGTCTTGGGTTCAGTGTCCGGCTCTGGCATGCGTCCTTCAGGCAGCGATCAGCAGTAAGCGGGTGCAATGGGCTCAAGGGAGCGGGTCAGACGGATTTGGGCCAAGGTAAAAACAACGGGGATAATGCGGCCGTGATTGGTTGCGATCGCACGCCAGCCCAAATCGGCAAAAAACCACATCCACAGCATAGGCCCGACCCAAGCTAGTAACGATCGAGTGGTACCATAACGCGCCGCATTCACTGCCATTCCCCGAGAGGCCATCCGCATCGCTACTCGGCTCTGAATTTGGGTGGCTAGGGCTGCGCCGCCGCGCCCGAGGGTTTGCTTAGCTACCTCATAGCGAGCCATGTGCAGAGCAAACTGGCGGGCAATCTGCTGCAGCAACCAGGGCTTGACTACTGAACTCACGGCTAGGGCGGTGCTGCCCTTGAGGAAAATGCCCATCGGGTTGGTCTGCAGGGGCAGAGGCAGGGAGTGAAATTGAGGTGAGGTCGCCAGCGACTCGCAGATCTCCTGCTGTAGCTGCTTGCGATCGCGAGCAGAAAGCTTATTCCAAGCTTGCTCTAGCAGGTGTAAAAAGATTTCAGCCTCTAGCTCTTCAGCGGAGAGGGCTTCACTATAAGGAAGATTGAGGTGTTTGCAAACCTGGACCAGCACCTGCCGATAGCTGATCTGTTCATGGCGGCGGCTAATGACCGTAAGGCCATCGGCAGCCAAAAACCTAAAGCGCTCTTCCAACAAATCCAACTGTTCCTGGCGGGTGCGGCTCTGTACCGTCAGCGGATCGGGCGCATAGAGGTAGTCGAGCGGGTTGAATTTGGGGCGAAAGAGCATATCGGTCAGCGCCTGTAGCTCTTCTTCTGTCGCCAGCTCCAGGGCAGATCGCAGTTCGTCCACCACATGCCACCGTCCTTGATATACTGCCCCTTATTCTGACACACTTCCAATCAGGTGGGCAGATACAGCCGCTCCAGCAAAGGCGTTTGGGGGAAACAAGGTGGTTTGGGATGTGGTAGTAGTCGGTGCAGGCATGGCCGGTCTTTTGTGTGCCCGGCGGCTGGAGCAGGCTGGGTACCAGGTGCGAGTTCTGGAAAAGTCGCGGGGACTTGGCGGGCGCATGGCGACTCGGCGAGTGAATGATCAGCCCATCGATCACGGCTGCCGCTTCATCACACCCACGACGCCTTTGATAGACCAGCTAGTGCAGCAGCTAGAGCTTCAAGGTTTGGTACGACCTTGGCAGCCAGCGAGCTACAAAGTCACCCCAGACGGCCAGTTGGCTGTGGCTGCGCCAAAAGAATGGTGGGTAGCACCTCAGGGTATGACAGCTATTCCCAAGCACCTGGCAGAGAATCTAGGCATTGACCGACAGACCCGCGTTTTGGGGCTAGAAGCGGCAACAGACAGCTGGCAGATCAGTTTAGACGAGGGCAGCGCAGCCGCTAGCGAACCGCTTACCGCTCAAGCTGTTGTGCTAGCAGTACCAGCACCTCAGGCTTTAGAAATCTTGCAAACCGTCAAAACCCAGCTCGATCCTGCAGTCTGGCAAGGCTTAGAGGCCGTAACTTTTGAGGCTTCTATTACAGTCTTTGCAGGCTACAGCAGCTTGCCTGAGACCAGATTGGCCGCAGGTTCAGAAGGATGGATGGTCTATGGCAACCCCGACACGCCCTTTACTTGGGTTGGGTTAGACAGCGGTAAGCGCGATTGCGCCTCGGTGCCAACGGTCGTGATTCAGAGTTGCGATCGCTTTGCTCAACCCTACCTATCGGCCCCCGATCTAACCGAGGCTGGACGGCATCTGCTGGAGCAAACCGCCCAAATCTTGGAGAAAACCCTTGGGCCAAGTCTAAGGCAGCCTGACTGGATTCAGGTTCACCGCTGGCGGTACGCAACGACAAAAAGTCCTTTTCCCAAGCAGAGCCTGGTGACAGCTAAGCCTTTGCCCCTAGTCTGCTGCGGCGACTGGTGCGGCGGTTTCGACGTCAACACAGCGGCAGCGTCTGGCTGGACAGCAGCTGAAGAAATTCACAATCTTTTAAGCGAAGACTCTGCTCAGTTCTCCCTCCAAACATCGCTGGTTTGAAAACACGCAGTTGGAGGAAACTGACCTAGAGGCGCTAAAACTTTTTTAAGCTGGCACGGGCTGGCGGGCAAAAGCCCGCGCTGTATTCAAAGCCCGACCGGAACAGTGCCGAAATTTAGAACAGCGGCTAGTTGCCTGCTGCTGCGTAATCGGTATCTTGTTCATCTGTTGCCCTTTCTTCACCTTCGCTGCGGTTATTGCGTCTGAAGAAACGCTGATTTCCAGAGCGTTTCTTGCGAAAACGACGAGCATAAGCCTGGTTACGAAGTGCTTTCTCTTTTTTGGGATTGCGGCGCTTTGCCATAACTGACCTCAGACAGAACACTGATCACCGATGAGCAAAAAGCCGCTCCTTCGCAGCAGATCAGCAAAATTTTGGGCTGTCTGAGATCCGGATACTCACCTTTTGACGTCATGACCAGACGTACACTTTAACACACGACTGCAATCGCTGTGAAAGGGAGATAGTGTCTAACTCCCCCCCAAAACTGCTCGAAAGAATGACAGTAATTGGCTGCGATTTAAGCGGTCTGTAGGGGCCGCCTCCTAAGCTGGAAACGGCCTTTGAAAGAGACACAGCTACGGGTGTTGAAGCTGCTCCTTGGCCCACTGGAGAGCCTCTGCTTGAGTGGTGATTTCACCCTCTGCCTGAACAATCTGAATGGCTTCCAGCAGCTCGCCAATTTGCGGCCCTGGGCGTAGATTCAAATGCTGCATTAGGTCACGCCCGCTCAACAAAGGACAAGGATGAGCGACCGGATCGTGAGGGTCTAGGTATCTCTGAATTAAAGAGCCTATGGCAGGTTCGGACAGCCCTTGAGCCAGCCCCAGCAGAGCAATGCCCAAAAAACTAGATCCAGATGCTTTAAACAGCATGTACTGCTGTCGGCGAGAGAGTGCTTCGACCTGGGTGCTTTGCAGGTACAGCCAACCCTTGAGAATAGCCACCACCGCCTGCTGCTCAGCTCGACTGTACTTTAGGCGGCTCATCTCAACCTCTGCCGTATTGGGGTCGGCTGACACTAGCTGGCTGAGCTTGGTGGCCTTAAGCCAAGAGCGGTGCAGCCCCGGCACCGACTGCTCACGAACCCAGCCGGTCAGGAGATCGGCGTAGCTGGGCCAGCTCTGCTGCAGGGCGACGAAAGCATGGTCGATGTTTTTCAGCGCTGTTAGCTGCTCTTGAGTGACGTAGGGCAGCCAGGTGCCTAACAGGCCATCTTGCCAAGCCATCTGCAGCAGAGCAGTGCCCTCTGCAAAGCTTAGGAGGCAGTCTAGTTCTCCTCTAACCCGCTCGGCAGCAACTTGACTGAGCAATTTAACCAGCGTGCGGATGGTGACTTGAGTCTCTGCATCTACGCTAAAGCCCAACTGAGCTGCCTGCCGGTAAGCTCGCAGTAGGCGCAATGGATCTTCTGCTAGGTTCTGGGGGGCGATCATGCGCAGGGTGCGCTTTTGCAGATCGAGGTGCCCGTTGACCGGATCTAGCAGCGATTCACTATGGGGATGATATGCGATCGCATTAATCGTAAAGTCTCGGCGGTACAGGTCGGCTTCTAGGCTGCTGCCAATCTGTTGGGCAAAGTCTACAGTGGCGTTGTCAAAAACAACTCGGGCAATCTGGTGCTCACTATCGAGCACGACAAACCCTGCCCCATAGTGATGAGCAATGGTACGAGCCGTTTCAATTGCTTTTTCTGGTAAGACAAAATCTAGGTCAAGATACTCTGCTTGACGCCCTAGGAGAGCATCTCGCACGCTGCCACCGACTAAGTAGGCACTGTCCGGTAAAAAGGCCAGCTCAAAAGGCCAGGACTGAGGTGAAAGGGCCGACTGTTCAGTGGGCACGGTAGTTAGGATTCGAGACAGTGTGGGACTCAATGACCCCCCATAGAATTTATTACAGCAGTCAAAAGAGATCCCGGCATCTCTAAATCAGGAGAAGGGCACGTCTAAGGGCATAGCTTTTCATTTTGCAACATCCACTGCCTGCCGGGGATGCTCTTTAAAGACTTGAGCTAGAGTATCAAAAAAGGATGCCAATCAGTACGTCGCCAACCAGGGTGCCTAGAGCTTGGCGCTAGTTTTTAGCTTAACGGGGCTTTGCCCTAAAAGAAATGAGGGGGAAACGCTTATGTGCATTTGCATAAATTGCCACTATGTTGATCGCTGCACAACTTACCATGCGGTCGAGGGTCAGCATCAGCAGCCCCATTTAACTGAGTCTCCTAGTTTTGAAGCCGTAGAGCCAACAATCAACGTTAATATCCGCCAACAGGATGACCTGATTGAGATGGAGTGGGATGTGGTTGGCTGCGAGAGCTTCCGCGAAGAATCGGGCAAGTGGGCCCGGCTCCGGCCTGGTGAACTTATTCCTACCTAGCAGGTCAATGGATTGACCGCGCTGTGCCTAAATCCGGCCTGCCCCCAACCCCAAAATCCTGCTGAGCACCTATTTTGTCAGAGCTGCGGGCAGCCTCTACGCTTGGGGCAGCGGTACTTGGCGCTTAAGGTGTTGGGGCAGGGCGGGTTTGGTCGAACCTTTTTGGCTGCCGATACGACTGTGGGCCTGTCTGAGCTTTGTGTCATTAAGCAAAATTGGGGTCGCGATCGCAACTCCACCGAGGCCTCTCAACGCTTTCGAGCAGAGGCAGAACGGCTGCAAGAGCTAGGCGGCCATCCTCAAATCCCCCAGTTGCTCGACTACTTTGAGCTAGAAAGTGGTCAGTTTTTGGTGCAGGAATATGTGCCAGGGCCAACTCTAGAAGACCTGCTGGCCCGTCAGGGGGCGTTTGACGAACAGCGCCTGCGTCGCCTGCTGATGGAGGTGTTGCCGGTGCTGCAGTTTATTCACAGCCGCCAGATCGTTCACCGAGACATTAAACCCGCCAATTTAATTGCGCCGTCTCGACCTGGCCTGCTAGCGTTGGTGGATTTTGGGGCCTCTAAAGCCATTGATGCAGCGAGCGGGGCTAAAAAGGCAGGAACTGTGATCGGCAGCGCTGGCTATGTTGCCCCTGAGCAGGCGTTGGGGCAGGCAACCTTTGCCAGCGATCTCTACAGTTTGGGGGTGACCTGCATTCACCTGCTAACCGGGCTTCACCCTTTTGATCTGTACTCTATCAGCGAAGACCGTTGGACCTGGCGCACCTATGTCCAGTCTCCGGTCAGTCTCAAGCTGGCTCGCACGCTAGACCGGATGCTGGCTCGTAGTCTGCGTCAGCGCTACGCTTCGGCAGATGCGGTGCTGGCCGATCTCAATCGGCTGCCTCAACTAGGAGCACTACCGGGCGGCGGCAGAACCAAGCACTCACGCTTGAAGCGACGGGCGGCGCAAGAGCCAGCTGCGCCTGCCACCCCAGGCTGGCAGCGAGTTCGCACGATTACCCAACCGGGTGGGGTGGTTAATGGGCTGGCCGTGAGCCCTAATGGACGTGCGATCGCAACCGCCTCCAGTGATCAGTCTGTACGCTTATGGGATTTGTCCGACGGCAGCTTAATCCGCACCTTTGCCAAGCGCTTGGGCTTTTGGGGAGCCGGGCACCAGGATGCCGTCACGGGCGTCAGCTTCAGTCCCGATGGCTACACGCTATACAGTGCCAGCCAGGATGGCGTCTTAAAAGCTTGGGACTTGGCCACCTACCAGCTCCAGTGGCAGCAGCAGTTTCCGGGCTGGGGTACCGCCGCCCTGGTGCTCACCCCCGATGGCCAAACCCTGATTACTGCTGGAGGCGCAGGCAAGATTCAGATTTGGGATGTGCCCTCCGGCCAGCTTCGAACCACCCTGGCTCATCACCAAGACTGGGTCAGCAGCTTGGCCCTAAGCGCCGACGGTCAGCGGCTTGCCAGCGGTAGTTGGGACAAGACCCTGCGCCTCTGGCACGTGCCCACGGGTCGCCTGCTGCAAACGCTAACCACTGTCGCTGCTCAAGTCACCGCCGTAGCCTGGGACGTCAGTGGCGACAGAATTTACAGCGGCGATAGTCAGGGAATGGTGCAGACCTGGCAGCCGCAGCAGTCAAGCCAGGGTCGCCTGCTCAGTCAACAGGCTGACGCAATTACAATTCTGGTTCCCAGTAAGGATGGTCGCTGGCTGGCAACGGGCAGCGCAGACGGCACTCTAAATGTCTGGGATATGCGAGTCAAGGCCCGATCTGCCATTCTTAAACACAGTTGGGGCGTGCGATCGGCTGCCTTTACGGTTGACAGTCAAACCTTAATCAGCAGCGGGGCAGATGAGACCCTGCAGATTTGGCAACCGCTGCCTAAAGATTAATGCTCCCATCGATACGTTAGGCGCTAGTACTCTAGGAAAAGCAGGTTGAAGTCATCAGGGGCGCTGGGAGCACTGGCTGCTCGGCTACTAGGCAAGTACACGTTACTGGTTGGGGCCGAGGCTTGTCCGTTGTTTGTGTTTCGGAGTTGCTGTGCCCCCTCTTCTAGAGCACTGGTGTGGGCGTCAAGCTCTTCTAAGCGCTGCTTAATCTGCTGCTGCCGCTCCTCCAGGCTCTGCAGTTCCTGCTGCAGGCGCTTCTTTTCCACAGTCAGCTTGTACATGTCCAAGTAGTGAGCAGCCTCAGTCCGCTGGCGGGGCAGGGTGCTGATTTTGGGCAGGATTTTGCGCTGGATGCGGCGAGGGTACATAGGGAGTCTCCAAGGGGGCGGCGGCAGCTTTCGTGATCAGATTTGTTGCCCTCAGCGTACCCAGCCGCGCAGGTGACTAACAGACTTAACAAGCTTTGACCAAGCCCGTTGTAACCCAAGGAATTAATCTTGAGCCAACCCTAAATTTTGTGACACCGTACCCTGCGCTACAGCCCTTTCTCTAGCTTGCCGGAAGGATTAGAAAATCCTGATCTGTCGGAAGTGGTCTGAGGCGACTGAAGACCTAGCTGGTTTGGTTGGGCCAGGCAGGCTGATGACAATCTAAAGTTTTAACGATGGCTGAACTCTCGTGTCCTTGCCTTATATTCCTCAAGTAATTGTTTGCGGTCTGGGCCGGGCCGGCTACCGGATCTTCATGCTGCTGCGGCAGCAAGGTGCCCAGGTGGTTGGGATTAGCGACAAGCCCCTGGATATCGGTGATAGCGCTATCGTGGTGGGCAACTTGCGATCGCAAGACACCCTCAAAGCCGCCAGCATTGAGCAGGCCCACACCCTGCTGCTGGCCAGTTCAGACGACGCGTTAAACCTAGCCATTCTCACCCAGGCCCGACTGCTCAATCCTAAAATCCGCATTATCAATCGCCTGTTCAACGCCAGCCTGGGAGAACGCCTCGATCAGACTCTGCCTCAGCACGTCAGTATGAGCGTGGCGGCTCTAGCGGGGCCGCTCTTTGCCTTTGCCGCCCTAGGCAATCGGGCCATCGGTCAGATTGAGCTTTTTGGCACAACCTGGGCCATGCACGAAGAGTACATCGATGCCGATCACCCCTGGAATGGCCGCCTGCTCAAGAGCCTCTGGGAAGATCGGGGACGGATGCTGATTTACTACCACTCTAGCACGGCTGAGATCGATCTAATCTCGGCCGTGCTAGAAGGGGAGGTTTTGCATACAGGAGATCGGCTGATTGTAGCTACTCGGCCCCAACTGCAAAAGCCCCGCTCTCAGCCCATGCCCTATCTCTGTATGGCGGGCGGGCTGCTGTGGGTTGCGATCGCAACCCTTATTACCCCTCACCACCCCTTCTGCAGCAAATCAATCCAGTCTGTCGCCAAACAGGCCGATCTCGTTCCCCTATACCTAGAAACCCGAGGCCAGACCCTGCACGGGTTTGCGCTCCTAAACGCAATCCTCAACAGCGGCGACATTCTCTATCTGACACTGCCTGCCCATGGCTTAGAGCAGCTCTGGCGGCATACCTCCCTGCTGGTTTCTCCCTGAGGATGCGCTGTTAAAACATTAAGTCCTTAACGGCATCCGAAATAGTGCGGAACCCAGCTGAAGTCCTTCTTAGAGCAAGAGATAAATCAGGTGAATCTAGGCAAGCTTCATCTGATTTTCCCCAATAGGATGACAGTGAAATCAACAGAAGGATATGTCTCAACTTCCTTCCTCGTACTGCACAGTACTCCTACCAAAATCCTTAACTGAGGTCCAAGGAGGTCCCCAAATGCCTGAAAATACAACCTTTCAAATCTTTTGGCAGTCCGGCGTCTCTGTTGCAGGCTTTTTACTACTAGTAATTCTGTTAGCCTAGCGCTGGATTTTAAACTCCAGTAGCTGGTCCAGTGCCTGATCAATATTCTGTTTTACCGAGTCTGCAGAGGTCGCCAGCGCCTGGTGCTGGGCCTCAGTCAGAGACAGTTCCAGAACCGTTTCAACCCCTTTCTGCCCAATTCGGCAGGGCACTCCCAAATAGAGATCTTCAAGGCCGTATTGGCCCTCTAAATAGGCCGCAACCGGCAAAATGCGGGACTGATTATAGAGAATCGCCTCAACCATCACGCAAATAGCAGACGCTGGCGCATAATAAGCCCCGCCCTGCTTAAGCAGTTGGACAATCTCAGCCCCCCCATTGCGAGTTCGCTCAATCAGCCGCTCTAATGTGGCGGCATCAACTAGTTCCGTCACCGGGATGCCGCTGACCGTCGAGTACTGGGGCAAAGGCACCATCAGGTCACCGTGCCCTCCCAGCACCAACGCCGAAACATCCCCTGGCGGTACTCCCAACTCCATCGCAATAAAGGTTTGGAATCGAGCTGAATCCAACACCCCAGCCATGCCCATCACCCGCTCAGCTGGCAAACCGCTCACCTTCCAGGCCAGATACGTCATCACATCAAGCGGATTGGTGACAACGATATAGCAGGCGTGGGGGGAGTACTGTAACGCCTGCTGAATCGTCTCAATAACAATTTTGCCGTTGACCTGCAGCAGGTCATCTCGGCTCATGCCCGGCTTTCGCGGTAGCCCCGCTGTAATCACAACCACATCAGAGTGGGCCGTGTCCTGGTAGCTGTTAGTCCCCACAATTTGGCGGTTGTGGCCCTCGGAGCCCCTCGATTCCATCAAATCGAGAGCGACTCCCTGCGGGCGTCCTTCGACAATGTCGATCAGCACCACATCGGCCACATTGCGCTCTAAAATTCGCTGGGCGAGTGAACTGCCGACGTTACCTGCACCAACGATTGTTACCCGGCTTAAATGGCAAAACGGGGGTGGGCTAAAGGCAGTCATATTCCAGCTCACTACTAACGCCAGAGGGAGCAAACCTCCTCTCATACCTTGATTGTGAGCTGAACTACCCTGGGAAAAGAGAAATTTTAGGCAATACTTAACATGCCGGATGTCCCCTAGGAACAGCTGCTGGTTAAGTGCAGTTCACTGGAGGGATGAAGTGCGATCGCACCAGTAGACAGAACCTCTACCGGATTGGTGAGCACTAAGAAAATTTCTCTAGCTGATCCATCCGTAGCCAGACATTGGGAGCAGGCATATGGCCAAACTTGACCTGAGCGTAGTCATTGCGAATATCCACAATTTCTCCCCGCGTCTCAAACACATAGCTGGGGAAGCGAGCATCGCTCGCTTTGGCTTCCAAGCTGCTTTCTAGCTTTTCCCGAATAGCTCTAACTAGGTCACCACGCTTCAATGGAGCTGCCATAAGTCTACGAGGAATAACAATATCTCTGATTGTAAAGCCCAGCGTCGAGTCCCAAGCTTGTGGTGCCTGGATCTGATGATAGGGGTTGCTTACCGTTGACAGGAGGGGCAAAAATGGGCAGAGCGACCCGCCAGCTTCAGGCGCTCAATGGGCTTACTACAGACCCGGCAAGGTTTGCCCTCCCGGTCATATACCCAAGCTACACCGCCATAGTTGCCATTAACCCCATAGACATCTCGGAAATCGCTAAAGGTCGTGCCCCCGGCTTCAATGCTGGTCGTTAGAACTTGAAGAATGGCCTCATGCAAGCGTTTCGCGCGGCGCGGCCCGATTTGAGCGCAGAGAGTTTTGGGGCGAATGCCGCTCAGGAAAAGGGCCTCGTCAGCATAGATATTGCCAATCCCGGCAATCAGGGCCTGATCTAAGAGGGCATTTTTAATCGGACGCTGCCGCTGTTTCAACACCTGGGCTAGATAAGCGGGGGAAAACTGAGCATCAAAGGGTTCTGGCCCCAACCCGGCCAACCCAGAAATAATCGCTTCTGGAGCCTGCCCCGGCGGCACCCACCACATACGGCCAAAGGTTCGTTGATCAACAAAGCGGAGTTCTCGTCCGCCCTCAAAACACAGCCTGACTCTACAGTGAACGGGCAACGGCCCCTCTGGAGCAACCCACAGGAGTTGCCCTGTCATCCGTAGGTGAACTCCAAGCCAACCAGCGTCAGCCCCGCTAGCGTCAGCTAGCCG
The window above is part of the Pseudanabaena sp. FACHB-2040 genome. Proteins encoded here:
- a CDS encoding DUF3143 domain-containing protein — translated: MTSADTPLYNHPLPDIEQWLREQNCEQEPGSPHQWHVERAAWQADLTLDIDSIVVRYLKASPDGQDIQRIFKYSLSRQDLSEAIFSGP
- a CDS encoding CCA tRNA nucleotidyltransferase gives rise to the protein MPTEQSALSPQSWPFELAFLPDSAYLVGGSVRDALLGRQAEYLDLDFVLPEKAIETARTIAHHYGAGFVVLDSEHQIARVVFDNATVDFAQQIGSSLEADLYRRDFTINAIAYHPHSESLLDPVNGHLDLQKRTLRMIAPQNLAEDPLRLLRAYRQAAQLGFSVDAETQVTIRTLVKLLSQVAAERVRGELDCLLSFAEGTALLQMAWQDGLLGTWLPYVTQEQLTALKNIDHAFVALQQSWPSYADLLTGWVREQSVPGLHRSWLKATKLSQLVSADPNTAEVEMSRLKYSRAEQQAVVAILKGWLYLQSTQVEALSRRQQYMLFKASGSSFLGIALLGLAQGLSEPAIGSLIQRYLDPHDPVAHPCPLLSGRDLMQHLNLRPGPQIGELLEAIQIVQAEGEITTQAEALQWAKEQLQHP
- a CDS encoding Ycf34 family protein, producing MCICINCHYVDRCTTYHAVEGQHQQPHLTESPSFEAVEPTINVNIRQQDDLIEMEWDVVGCESFREESGKWARLRPGELIPT
- a CDS encoding DUF5320 domain-containing protein is translated as MYPRRIQRKILPKISTLPRQRTEAAHYLDMYKLTVEKKRLQQELQSLEERQQQIKQRLEELDAHTSALEEGAQQLRNTNNGQASAPTSNVYLPSSRAASAPSAPDDFNLLFLEY
- a CDS encoding serine/threonine-protein kinase translates to MTALCLNPACPQPQNPAEHLFCQSCGQPLRLGQRYLALKVLGQGGFGRTFLAADTTVGLSELCVIKQNWGRDRNSTEASQRFRAEAERLQELGGHPQIPQLLDYFELESGQFLVQEYVPGPTLEDLLARQGAFDEQRLRRLLMEVLPVLQFIHSRQIVHRDIKPANLIAPSRPGLLALVDFGASKAIDAASGAKKAGTVIGSAGYVAPEQALGQATFASDLYSLGVTCIHLLTGLHPFDLYSISEDRWTWRTYVQSPVSLKLARTLDRMLARSLRQRYASADAVLADLNRLPQLGALPGGGRTKHSRLKRRAAQEPAAPATPGWQRVRTITQPGGVVNGLAVSPNGRAIATASSDQSVRLWDLSDGSLIRTFAKRLGFWGAGHQDAVTGVSFSPDGYTLYSASQDGVLKAWDLATYQLQWQQQFPGWGTAALVLTPDGQTLITAGGAGKIQIWDVPSGQLRTTLAHHQDWVSSLALSADGQRLASGSWDKTLRLWHVPTGRLLQTLTTVAAQVTAVAWDVSGDRIYSGDSQGMVQTWQPQQSSQGRLLSQQADAITILVPSKDGRWLATGSADGTLNVWDMRVKARSAILKHSWGVRSAAFTVDSQTLISSGADETLQIWQPLPKD
- a CDS encoding FAD-dependent oxidoreductase, with amino-acid sequence MVWDVVVVGAGMAGLLCARRLEQAGYQVRVLEKSRGLGGRMATRRVNDQPIDHGCRFITPTTPLIDQLVQQLELQGLVRPWQPASYKVTPDGQLAVAAPKEWWVAPQGMTAIPKHLAENLGIDRQTRVLGLEAATDSWQISLDEGSAAASEPLTAQAVVLAVPAPQALEILQTVKTQLDPAVWQGLEAVTFEASITVFAGYSSLPETRLAAGSEGWMVYGNPDTPFTWVGLDSGKRDCASVPTVVIQSCDRFAQPYLSAPDLTEAGRHLLEQTAQILEKTLGPSLRQPDWIQVHRWRYATTKSPFPKQSLVTAKPLPLVCCGDWCGGFDVNTAAASGWTAAEEIHNLLSEDSAQFSLQTSLV
- a CDS encoding isoprenylcysteine carboxylmethyltransferase family protein, encoding MSLFTDWGFTRDSWKGQRGEYWLLAQIILLMGFFGLPRYQPAALEQIPAAAINSARGIAVLLVGVATLFLAKGLVDLGKNLTPLPYPRESGELVQTGVYGLVRHSLYSGLILGALGYALWHFSLTHLGGAIALFLVLNAKASLEESWLMERYPHYSDYRQRVKKLIPWVF
- a CDS encoding aldo/keto reductase, whose translation is MQTVTLGTTGPVIPALGIGTWAWGDSLFWNYGKDYGAEDVQAAFQAALEGGVNFFDTAEIYGLGDSEKLLGQFMKATNQPVMIATKYFPLPWRFSSQAVADALTASLKRLQVPTVALYQVHAHLDFFLSQKSLMNALADEVQQGRIQAIGVSNYSAQQMREAHKYLAERGIPLAVNQVQYSLLHRHVETNGILETARELGITILAYSPLAQGLLTGKYTPENYQTPSGARSLAPQFSKQALVKLAPVIQTLQTIGERYDRTPAQVALNWLIAQGNVVPIPGAKNARQAAQNAGALGWQLSEPERAQIDQVTRAWKP
- a CDS encoding NAD-binding protein, giving the protein MSLPYIPQVIVCGLGRAGYRIFMLLRQQGAQVVGISDKPLDIGDSAIVVGNLRSQDTLKAASIEQAHTLLLASSDDALNLAILTQARLLNPKIRIINRLFNASLGERLDQTLPQHVSMSVAALAGPLFAFAALGNRAIGQIELFGTTWAMHEEYIDADHPWNGRLLKSLWEDRGRMLIYYHSSTAEIDLISAVLEGEVLHTGDRLIVATRPQLQKPRSQPMPYLCMAGGLLWVAIATLITPHHPFCSKSIQSVAKQADLVPLYLETRGQTLHGFALLNAILNSGDILYLTLPAHGLEQLWRHTSLLVSP